The stretch of DNA CCATTAGTCCAGGTCTATGGAGATGCAGCGACATTGCTTGACACGTGTGATTCTCTTCTTCTTTGTGGGAGGCTGAAGCTCTGGACAGTTCAGGGTGACCACCATTGTGGTAAATTTTTTAGGTTTGCAGAAGGAGCAGGATTGAAAGGAGCCCTCCTCCCTGCGTATGTGACGGGGGATATAGAAGGAGTTGCATTGCCCATAGCAAAAGCGGTTGATGATGGTACGACTGTTACACCCATCCTCATGAATAGTTTGCTTTAAGGGCTGAGTCTTACACCAGTCCCTCTTTAGATACTTGCGTTCAGTGATATGTAGAGCTTCTTGACTGGACTCGAGCACTTCTTCAGCTGCTAGTGCTTGTCCCTTCCCTTTAACTCGGCCCCGGCCTCCTGGCTGTGTTTGACCTTGTTCAGAGTCATTGGGCTGCCCTTTGTCAGGGGGAGGAATGGCTCCCTGTGATCCACTAACCTTCTTCTTCCCTTCAGAGCTGGGGAGGAGGAGCCCACTCAGAAGGAAAAGGGATCCTAGAGCATAAACGAGACAGTTCATCCTAGAAATATAAAAAGGCCATTATTAACATTTGATTGGATCAAATCAGTATACCTCATGAACTACACTGTCattatttccagttatttctgCGGCTGATCGCAGCCATGTAGGTTTGTGTCTGCCTACGTGTTTTGGGTGAACTCCCAGCTCTTACAGGCATTTTAGCATTATTATtcatgcagtgctttacagagattacaccTTAGTTCCTTCTCTAGAGGGATTATCCATCTAAGGTTCCTATTGCACACTATGATCAGTTTTGGTAttagccaattaacctgccagtATGTTCAGCAAGTATGGGCAGAACATACACACTGCTAGATAGTGCTCTGGCTGGAATCAAGCCACTGTACCACCATTCTACAATGGAAGTGATATCTTTCCCAATAATATTTTCCAGAATTCTTCATAAGTATGTGTAATAATCCTATACAAAAGGGGCTAAGGGGATGGTGCAGtacgtagttacatagttaagtccATCACTCATTCATgccgacctatctatatactcacatatgtcaactatatatataccaatgCTCTTACCAACTAACTTGATCtcaagatcacaatagccttggatactatgcttgttcatgaAATCACCCAAACCCATCTTAAAGGCAttcacagaatctgccatccacaacctcactgccctcactgtgaagatcCACTTACGCTGCTGCTGCAAATGAAAGGGGTGGCCcatggtgcgctgatcgtttttatggaaaaaaaatattccctgCTATCTGtgtataatcccctctaatgtacatggGCCAGTGTCCAACCTGATTTGAGTTGTTGCTTGAATAGAACTCCCTAATTGCTCAATGCCTGTTCACTGAAAGGACATAACACTATAAGGCTTATCCATAATGGTGCTGCTTACTTTTgcttttgcccatagcaaccagtcagcactTTGGTTACATCTTCCAACATGCGGTAGATTGTTATAAACAAATGGCTGCCTGACAATGCACAGTGACTTCACTGAATGTTCACTCCGTATGTGCAATAAGCATTTAAGCAACCTCATAAGAGCCCAGAAACCAGGGGGCTGGTTGGGAAAACCGGGAGACTCCAAATATTTCAGGATACTTAACAGGTCTGGTCTGGACAACTGGGTCacactagggcaggggtccccaaactttcttactcgtgagccacagtcaaatgtaaaaagacttggggagcaacacaagcaccataaaagttcatggaggagccaaataagggctaagattggctattaggggcctctatgcaccctatcagcttacaggggctttatttggtaggaaatcttgtttttattcaaccaaaacttgcccccaagtcaggaattcaaaaataactccctggtttgggggcactgagagcaacacccaaggggttggggagcaacatgttgccccagagccactggttggggatcactgcactaggggCACAGGCAGACAATGTTAGCGGGACAAGTTCACATCCCTCTTATACCAGTTCACTGTTAATTCATATCCACGAATGAAATGAAATCACCACAGTTACTGTTGTCGTCAAGCGAGTTTTTAGCAATACATTAATCATTCACTAATTCacgtttttttaaacaataaataaagaaaaagaattaTTGCCTATTTGAAAATGTATCTGTgtagacaaaaaaaatcacagggtAACCATGGTTGGTTATTTCCAATTAAAAGATGGAAAAATACACACATAGGCATAGaaacaaatattgaaataatatgaccaaatatatttataattatatcatGATAAAATATAAATCGAGATGCCCATTTATTACCAAAAAATGACCTATTACTAGTAGCAGCAATATATTCCTATCTTGTATATGTGGCTTCCTTCATCCTCATCCGTATCCAGTTATCCAAGGCCCAGGGCTGCATAGTTCTCCTATAGTGGTACAGCACCTTAGATAACCACAGCCGAGTAACTGGACGCCACAGTGCATGTTTACATGGAACATTTATTTCTGCATTCCTTGCATGGTAAAGCGCTGATGTCAGGTTCTGGCTTTAAGTGCACTGAATGTGGAAACCAACACTTTAACAATGGTAATGTCTAAGCTCCCAAATCCCAGTAAATAATCCCCACAACAAGTTCCCTTCCCACACTAACCGTGCTCGAATTCTCTTCTTTAACCCTATTAAtggtgaacttttttttatttaaatcatgCTCAGAAAAATAAACCTTGTGCCTTTTAACCAGTCCCAAAACACTACGGGATGTAATGGTTAAATTTAGCGAGAGACTCAACTTGATCAAATGTCAGAAGCATCAAATGGGTATCACAAGACAGACTTGGGTTACAGCCCCAAGAGATAAGCAGATAATTGTGTTTAATGTCATTGCGTGGACTGTAAAAAGTGTTTCATAACCATAAGCGCAGCGATATCATCGGATCATTTAGGGATTCTCCTTTCCTGATGTGAACTGGCTTTCCATGTTGGGCAGCTAAAATGACCCTTAGGTGTCTGCTGTCTTACAGAGACATTCCAGTGGCAAAGACCAAACTGTAAAAATTGTTAATCCGATTGTGTGTTCATCTGTCTGTATACTCTGCTGCCTggagagtacaggtatgggacctattatccagaatgctcaggacctggggttttccagataaggggtctttctgtaatttaaacattaaataaccccaatagtatTGTGTTGCTTCCAACAAAGATCAATTGTAtcctagctgggatcaagtacaaggtcaggtttttaaaattgtgaattatttgattacaatggagcctatgggagatggccttcctgtaattcagaactttccggattacgggtttccggataacgggtcccatacctgtccttaAAATTACTACAGATGACACCAAAGCAATATGCTACAGTTTGTAATATTTAGTGGGAACTCAACACAACATTTCAAGGGCTATTCACCTCCTTCTTGGGCTTCTTGTACTTGAAAAGGTGGATAGCACCAAAAATgcctattaataaatacataaaatactttGACTTGTATTGAAATATAGTAtggctttttcatttatttttagtttttctttttatagtgtatttataaaaatagatCTTTGTTCTGTTTCTACCTTTCTTTGTTTTCTCTATAATAAGAAGAGTTTGTATAAAGAGACGAATGAAAAGCCCAGAGGCAGAGACGGTTTGTGGGACAGATGTTCATTGAGAAGGCAGCGGCCCCATGTGCATCACTGGGTTTTCTTTACTTTCAAGCAAACCTGGGATGTTTTTGCTTTGGTCATACAATGCTATTTAATGGGCTTTAGGGGTTAGTGCACCAAGAGACTTGGCACTGCACACTAACCCCCggatgtaatacaaggcactcaGTTTTCCCACATGTAACCAATATGAtatttgcttttacacaggtgactGTATATGCTacttggtgattggttgctatgagttactgcaccttaGCAAACTTGGGGACAGATGTACTAAAACTCTTCTCATTTCTcattttcccctctgcagcaaatcagagaggcttcagatggggttttttgcctttctctggatcaactagaagttaggttatatataggcattatggttgaacgtgatggacgtatgtcttttttcaacccaacttacgatgttactatgttactatgtattttgttgtttttagaaATTTGCAGAAACTTCCAttcactaaaaagtctgaactagaaaagttgcaaaactctgattttttgcaccaaaacctaaactttttcaaattgtcacttAAAAAACTAGcgtcaaaaacctctaaagtttctaatcaaagaaggatcctccagggaaggcaagggacatctgccattggcttctacatgatctcggcaagttttagttggTGAATTATCAGTTTTGGATTTTCAGCTGTTTTCATGCaaagtaaatctcgaaaaattatagccttttttttttagctttttattgtCCCAGGGAGCCCCCCCTCCCCATCAAATAGAAGGTGACTGTATGTTAGTGAGTGATTTTTTAACAGTGGATTTGACCTCATGTCAACATATCACTTCTACTATTTAATGGTATGGAAACAAGCAAAGCTgtaatgtttaaagggaaactcctcccaaacacaacttttcGAAAAgaaaacatgcagccttttcatgcttTGTAATgtgataatatggtttggaacagttacctaacaGCCTGACCCccagttctcctgctgatctggctgactactttgacactcaaataaatgtaacagtagtcgactgtcctcagcctgccttcagcctgcatcctccaaatcccacaattccctgcacatgtgatgtcaataaggaaaggaacatccatgctgtctgtaagttgtggagaagttgttacagtttgtaacatcaatgttttagtccctcttcccttgccaggatttcaaataatgcagaaagagaatccacagctggatttcagcatatacaaatggtttttattaatactttttcaaggaacagattgcagtgataTTAATACcaagatttctgatggcagcatATTTTGTAGTTTTGCCAAGCAAATATTAATCTCTCCTGGTATATAGCAGCATCCGGCtcagacagggtcagacagggtcagacagggtcagactgggccgatgggccccagtggcccagacacAATCCCTGATGGCGCTTCCCCACCAGCCGGTGTctctcccctgatgcgtttctcTTAAGGCCCCTGCAGCGGGGTTAGGGGGGCATAGCAGACAGGGGAaccttgggggggtgtggggccctggtgggccctgcaccccccagtctgacactgggctcaGAAAAAGGGAGAGATTGATTCTATCCAGATTGCTGTTTGCATACAACTAATTCTACTGCTAATTGGTTACTGAGGGCACCCAAACCAGTAGCAAACATTGTTGATAGATTTGGGGAATAAAGCAATAAAAGGTCCTGTTTTACATAGGAACCATGCGTTCATGTTAAGGCAGGATAAAATCTCTCATTAAGACAGTGATAGTAACCACTTATCCTGAGACTGGGGAATAACCAATTATTAATTACACGAGTCCCTGGCTCTTA from Xenopus tropicalis strain Nigerian chromosome 8, UCB_Xtro_10.0, whole genome shotgun sequence encodes:
- the grem1 gene encoding gremlin-1 precursor, whose protein sequence is MNCLVYALGSLFLLSGLLLPSSEGKKKVSGSQGAIPPPDKGQPNDSEQGQTQPGGRGRVKGKGQALAAEEVLESSQEALHITERKYLKRDWCKTQPLKQTIHEDGCNSRTIINRFCYGQCNSFYIPRHIRREEGSFQSCSFCKPKKFTTMVVTLNCPELQPPTKKKRITRVKQCRCISIDLD